The proteins below are encoded in one region of Arenibacter algicola:
- a CDS encoding C40 family peptidase, which yields MQYGICHLSIVPIRSVADDTSEMVSQLLYGEHFKVLDQRKKWSKIRNAFDNFEGWVSNQQFTLIDEDLFKELESLESTKVSSELISFIETENNVLLPIVLGSCIPQNCPLNHKFDGSFTIGKQDKDQLVNKALLYLNAPYLWGGKTTFGIDGPGFTQMTYKTNGYRLLRGAQQQSTQGEALSFIEESEPGDLAFFDNNEGTIDHVGIIMENNYVIHSFGKVRIDRIDHTGIFNTETNTYTHKLRVIKKII from the coding sequence ATGCAATACGGTATTTGCCACCTTAGTATTGTCCCAATACGTTCCGTTGCAGACGACACCAGCGAAATGGTTTCCCAGCTTTTGTACGGGGAACATTTTAAGGTATTGGATCAAAGAAAAAAATGGAGCAAGATCCGCAACGCTTTCGATAATTTTGAAGGCTGGGTCAGCAATCAGCAATTCACCCTTATAGACGAAGACCTATTTAAAGAATTGGAAAGTCTGGAATCAACAAAAGTATCTTCCGAACTTATTTCATTTATAGAAACAGAGAACAATGTACTGCTTCCTATTGTGCTAGGATCTTGTATACCACAAAATTGTCCTCTAAATCACAAATTCGATGGCTCGTTCACAATCGGAAAACAAGATAAAGACCAACTCGTAAACAAAGCTCTCCTCTATTTAAACGCACCTTATCTATGGGGAGGAAAAACCACTTTTGGCATTGATGGTCCGGGATTTACCCAAATGACCTATAAAACAAACGGCTATCGTTTACTCAGGGGAGCCCAACAGCAATCTACCCAAGGGGAGGCTTTAAGTTTTATTGAAGAAAGTGAACCGGGAGATCTGGCCTTTTTCGACAATAACGAAGGCACTATAGACCACGTAGGAATTATCATGGAGAACAACTATGTTATCCATTCCTTTGGTAAGGTCAGAATAGACCGAATTGACCATACGGGAATTTTCAATACCGAAACAAATACCTATACCCATAAACTAAGGGTAATCAAAAAAATCATATAA
- a CDS encoding acetyl-CoA C-acyltransferase — protein sequence MKDVVIVSAVRTPIGSFMGALSTITAPELGAIAIKGALSKIKLDPSQVEEVLMGNVVQAGAGQAPARQAAIYAGIPNTVPCTTINKVCASGMKSVMMAAQSIALGDNSIVVAGGMENMSLIPHYIHLRSGHKFGPSTLIDGMQKDGLVDAYDQQAMGTCADACAIEYKFSREDQDNFAIQSYQRSADAWAGGKFTNEVVPVEVPQRRGEPILVTEDEEFKNVKLDKIPGLRPAFSKDGTVTAANASTINDGAAALVLMSSEKAKELGLKPLATIKSYADAAQEPKWFTTAPAKALPKALSKAGIGMEEVDYFEFNEAFSVVGLANMKILGLTDKNVNVNGGAVSLGHPLGCSGARIIITLLNVLDQNKAKIGAAAICNGGGGASAIIIERN from the coding sequence ATGAAAGATGTTGTGATCGTTTCCGCTGTTAGAACACCAATAGGAAGCTTTATGGGAGCATTGTCCACCATTACGGCACCAGAACTTGGCGCTATCGCCATTAAAGGCGCATTAAGCAAAATAAAATTGGATCCTTCCCAAGTAGAGGAAGTTCTAATGGGAAACGTTGTGCAGGCAGGAGCCGGTCAGGCACCAGCTAGACAAGCCGCCATCTATGCCGGCATACCCAATACAGTACCCTGTACTACAATCAACAAAGTATGTGCCTCGGGAATGAAATCGGTGATGATGGCCGCCCAGTCCATAGCATTGGGAGACAACAGTATTGTTGTTGCGGGGGGTATGGAAAACATGAGCCTAATACCCCATTACATCCACTTAAGAAGTGGACATAAATTTGGGCCCAGCACATTGATCGATGGCATGCAAAAAGATGGACTTGTGGATGCCTATGACCAGCAAGCCATGGGAACATGTGCGGACGCCTGCGCTATTGAATATAAATTTAGCAGGGAAGACCAAGATAATTTTGCAATTCAATCCTACCAAAGATCTGCGGATGCCTGGGCAGGTGGAAAATTTACCAATGAAGTAGTACCCGTTGAAGTTCCGCAAAGAAGGGGCGAACCAATTTTGGTAACTGAAGACGAAGAATTTAAAAATGTTAAACTGGATAAGATTCCCGGATTACGCCCTGCGTTTTCCAAGGACGGCACGGTAACGGCTGCGAACGCCTCCACCATCAACGATGGTGCAGCGGCCTTGGTACTAATGAGCAGTGAAAAAGCGAAAGAGCTGGGATTAAAGCCTTTGGCTACTATAAAAAGCTATGCCGATGCGGCCCAAGAACCAAAGTGGTTCACAACAGCGCCGGCAAAAGCCCTTCCAAAAGCCTTGTCCAAAGCCGGCATCGGCATGGAAGAAGTTGATTATTTTGAATTTAATGAAGCCTTTTCGGTAGTTGGCCTGGCCAATATGAAAATACTTGGCCTTACCGATAAAAATGTAAATGTGAATGGAGGAGCCGTTTCTTTGGGTCACCCCCTAGGTTGTTCAGGGGCAAGGATCATTATTACATTACTCAACGTACTGGATCAAAACAAAGCTAAAATAGGAGCAGCGGCCATTTGTAATGGTGGCGGTGGCGCTTCTGCAATAATTATAGAAAGAAATTAA
- a CDS encoding HD family phosphohydrolase, with product MRTFLDSLYKNHSLVYKYFLYFSAVFFIVFFFPRGGKFKYEYQKGKPWQYNNFYAPFDFSINKGEEEIIKEKEKIESNHIDYYYYDSGIVAEVDSTIGRELGKAFNSSSFNQNELERIKDVANDVLADLYANGILSKIERRSTSNSLYLVKNNEATKLNFDDVYSLSEVEGVVRKKLAQGNLSAYEPSFQEVFFNFIKPNVSFDADLSNKELESEYSKISYTLGNVDEGKLIIAKGEVVEQEDVRVLDSLKSEFESELWEENNQYFILFGYTVLVAMVLMMFFLFLKKYRLEIFKDNTKVTFIIVNILIMVFLTTMVVKYDVEYVFVVPLCILPLVLKTFFDARMGLFVHVLTVLILGFVVPNSFEYIFLQTLAGIVTILSVSELYKRANLFISVGQITLIYIIGYFAFHMIHEGNLEDIHWMAFGYFFLNGMITLFVQPLIYIHEKIFGLVSDVSLLELSDTNSKLLKELSNKAPGTFHHSLQVANLAEAAANEIGANAMLVRVGALYHDIGKMNNPTYFTENQVTNVNPHDDLEPRDAAAIIINHVIEGIEIARKNKVPDRVIDFIRTHHGTSLVFYFYKKQEAMEGEVNEEDFRYPGPIPFSKETAILMMADSVEAASKSLKNPTFLIIDEFVERIIEGQIKADQFLNANITFKEIEAIKKILKQKLVNIYHLRVEYPE from the coding sequence ATGCGCACTTTTTTGGACAGCCTTTATAAAAATCACTCCCTGGTTTATAAGTATTTTTTATATTTCTCGGCTGTTTTCTTTATTGTATTCTTTTTTCCACGTGGCGGAAAGTTTAAATACGAATACCAAAAGGGCAAGCCATGGCAATACAATAATTTTTATGCTCCATTTGATTTTTCCATAAATAAGGGCGAGGAAGAAATTATAAAGGAAAAGGAGAAAATAGAAAGCAATCATATAGACTACTATTATTATGACTCCGGTATTGTGGCCGAAGTAGACAGCACAATTGGCAGGGAGCTGGGTAAGGCTTTTAATTCCTCCAGTTTTAACCAGAATGAACTTGAAAGGATCAAAGATGTTGCCAATGACGTTTTGGCGGATCTATATGCGAATGGTATTCTGTCCAAAATAGAGCGGAGGAGCACTAGCAATAGTCTTTACTTGGTTAAGAATAATGAAGCCACTAAACTAAATTTTGATGATGTATATAGTCTATCTGAGGTAGAGGGCGTTGTTAGGAAAAAACTTGCCCAAGGCAATTTATCGGCTTATGAGCCTTCTTTTCAGGAAGTGTTCTTCAATTTTATAAAACCCAATGTTAGTTTTGACGCTGATCTGTCCAATAAGGAGTTGGAGTCCGAATATTCGAAGATTTCCTATACTTTGGGAAATGTGGACGAGGGCAAGCTTATTATTGCCAAAGGGGAAGTTGTGGAGCAGGAGGACGTTAGGGTGTTGGATTCGTTGAAAAGTGAATTTGAGTCGGAATTATGGGAAGAAAATAACCAATATTTTATACTGTTCGGCTATACCGTATTGGTGGCAATGGTATTAATGATGTTCTTCCTTTTTCTTAAAAAATATCGTCTGGAAATCTTTAAAGACAATACAAAGGTCACCTTTATAATAGTTAATATTCTTATCATGGTATTTTTGACCACTATGGTGGTCAAATATGATGTAGAGTATGTTTTTGTGGTTCCATTGTGCATTTTGCCCTTGGTCCTCAAGACATTTTTTGATGCAAGGATGGGCCTCTTTGTTCATGTTCTTACCGTATTAATTTTGGGTTTTGTAGTGCCCAACAGTTTTGAGTATATATTTCTCCAAACTTTGGCCGGTATTGTTACCATCTTGTCTGTATCCGAACTTTATAAAAGGGCTAATTTATTTATATCGGTAGGTCAAATAACACTGATTTATATTATTGGTTATTTTGCTTTTCATATGATCCATGAGGGTAATCTGGAAGATATACACTGGATGGCTTTTGGGTATTTTTTCTTGAATGGAATGATTACACTGTTCGTTCAGCCATTAATTTATATTCATGAGAAAATATTTGGTTTGGTGTCCGATGTTTCCTTATTGGAGTTGTCCGATACCAATTCCAAATTATTGAAGGAGTTGTCCAATAAAGCTCCTGGAACCTTTCATCATTCCCTTCAGGTAGCCAATTTGGCTGAAGCTGCGGCCAATGAAATTGGGGCCAATGCCATGCTGGTGAGGGTAGGGGCGTTGTACCATGATATTGGTAAAATGAACAACCCTACCTATTTTACGGAAAACCAGGTTACAAATGTTAACCCTCACGATGACTTGGAGCCTAGGGATGCTGCGGCCATAATTATTAACCATGTCATTGAAGGCATAGAAATAGCAAGGAAGAATAAAGTTCCAGATCGTGTAATAGATTTTATACGGACCCATCATGGAACTTCACTGGTCTTTTATTTTTACAAAAAGCAGGAGGCTATGGAAGGAGAGGTAAATGAAGAGGATTTTAGATATCCCGGACCGATTCCTTTTTCAAAGGAAACCGCCATTTTAATGATGGCAGATTCTGTGGAAGCTGCTTCCAAGAGTCTAAAGAACCCCACTTTTTTGATAATCGATGAATTTGTTGAAAGAATTATTGAAGGTCAAATCAAGGCTGACCAGTTTTTAAATGCCAATATAACTTTCAAGGAAATAGAAGCGATAAAGAAGATTTTGAAACAGAAATTGGTCAATATTTACCATTTAAGGGTAGAATATCCGGAGTAG
- a CDS encoding site-specific integrase: protein MKTNQTFTVIFFTRKSRSVANLLSIYVRITILGKRAEISLKRKIDAGQWDCIKGRGKGRSEEIRNLNTYLDQVQAKLLQCHAQLVQEDKIVSSNAIKMRFLGEDEVSRTLMDLIEYHNGNMVHVLKPGTMKNYYTTEKYLKRFLKSKYKQEDIHLKQLNYRFILDLEHYLRRCTDKKKQLCLNNNGVMKHLERFKKMVNLAVKLEWVNKNPFDRFQLKFNKFDRVFLTQRELRLIEETEFKQDRLQYVKDCFVFSCYTGLSYVDVKELTWDKITKGIDDRNWIYTKREKTDELVKIPILPQAWEILEKYRDYPTHNGLLPICSNQKVNTYLKEIAGACGVYKNITFHVARHTFATTVMLSNGVPIETVSKLLGHTKLSTTQIYARVVESKISEDIGNLLMRFKERESQSAVEKKDKNGEREIRTIDSKSFRLA, encoded by the coding sequence ATGAAAACAAACCAGACCTTTACGGTAATCTTTTTTACAAGAAAATCAAGAAGTGTAGCAAACCTTCTATCCATTTATGTACGTATCACCATTTTGGGCAAACGTGCGGAGATCAGTTTAAAGCGAAAGATCGATGCAGGGCAATGGGATTGCATCAAGGGCAGGGGCAAGGGCAGGTCGGAGGAGATCCGTAACCTGAACACCTATTTGGACCAGGTGCAGGCCAAATTGCTACAGTGCCATGCCCAACTTGTCCAAGAGGACAAGATAGTTTCCTCCAATGCTATTAAAATGCGTTTCCTGGGTGAAGATGAGGTTAGTAGGACCTTGATGGACCTTATCGAATATCACAACGGGAACATGGTCCATGTCCTGAAGCCTGGCACCATGAAGAACTACTATACCACGGAAAAATACCTAAAGCGATTTTTAAAGAGCAAGTACAAACAGGAGGATATCCACCTGAAGCAGCTCAACTATCGTTTTATACTGGACCTGGAACATTATTTAAGGAGGTGCACGGACAAAAAGAAACAGCTGTGCCTTAACAATAATGGGGTGATGAAACATTTGGAACGGTTCAAGAAGATGGTAAACCTTGCCGTGAAACTGGAATGGGTAAATAAAAACCCTTTTGACAGGTTCCAATTGAAGTTCAACAAATTCGACCGGGTGTTCCTGACCCAAAGGGAATTAAGGCTTATAGAGGAAACGGAATTCAAACAGGACAGATTGCAATATGTAAAGGACTGTTTTGTGTTTTCCTGTTATACCGGACTTTCCTATGTGGATGTAAAGGAACTTACTTGGGATAAGATCACCAAGGGGATAGATGACCGGAACTGGATTTATACCAAACGGGAAAAAACCGACGAGCTGGTCAAAATTCCTATTCTTCCCCAAGCATGGGAGATTTTGGAAAAGTATAGGGATTATCCTACTCACAATGGATTGCTTCCCATTTGTTCCAACCAGAAGGTAAATACTTATCTCAAGGAAATAGCAGGAGCATGCGGAGTCTATAAGAACATTACCTTCCATGTGGCCCGACATACCTTTGCCACGACCGTCATGTTGTCCAATGGGGTACCCATTGAAACGGTCTCAAAACTTTTGGGCCATACCAAATTGTCCACCACCCAGATATACGCTAGGGTAGTGGAGTCCAAGATAAGTGAGGATATCGGCAATCTATTGATGAGGTTTAAGGAAAGGGAGAGCCAAAGTGCGGTTGAAAAGAAAGATAAAAATGGGGAACGAGAGATAAGGACTATCGACTCCAAATCCTTTAGATTAGCTTAA
- a CDS encoding IS110 family transposase, with protein sequence MKIMETIGIDVSKVTLDVCIHSNQELATFENSNKGFAQLLKWGYRSSPHPKEHIFIAFEHTGLYSERLSEYLSERDIPHAMISGLEIKRSLGIARGKDDRIDASKIALYA encoded by the coding sequence ATGAAAATCATGGAAACCATCGGCATCGATGTCAGTAAAGTGACCCTTGATGTCTGCATTCACAGCAACCAGGAACTGGCAACCTTCGAAAACTCGAACAAAGGCTTTGCCCAACTGCTCAAATGGGGCTACAGATCCAGCCCCCACCCAAAGGAGCATATTTTTATAGCCTTCGAACACACGGGCCTCTATTCGGAACGGCTATCGGAATATCTTTCCGAAAGGGACATTCCCCATGCCATGATCTCGGGATTGGAAATAAAAAGATCCTTGGGGATCGCAAGGGGAAAGGACGATCGGATCGATGCCTCCAAGATTGCTCTGTATGCCTAA
- a CDS encoding transposase codes for MRYDLPLRSRKKSGPSKKLLSLRDRLVRQRAGYKASSREQKDILKRKDSELLFKVQDRMIRELSKQIKEIENEMQQIIKSSPELDHIFVLLKTIKCIGDQAALFLLVYTGAFTKFRNARQFSAYCGVAPFPNRSGTSLRGTTRVSHLANKKMKSLLDMCAKSSICYNMEIKDYYFRRLAEGKSKMSTVNVIRNKLISRVFAVINRDTPYVDLWKYAS; via the coding sequence ATGAGATACGACCTTCCCTTGCGCAGTCGAAAGAAATCAGGTCCATCAAAAAAACTACTTTCCCTTAGGGACCGTCTTGTAAGGCAAAGGGCCGGCTACAAGGCAAGTTCAAGGGAACAAAAGGACATCCTCAAACGAAAGGACAGCGAACTTCTTTTCAAAGTCCAGGACAGGATGATCAGGGAGCTCTCAAAACAGATCAAGGAAATCGAAAATGAAATGCAACAGATCATAAAAAGTAGCCCTGAACTCGATCATATATTTGTTCTACTGAAGACAATAAAATGCATTGGCGATCAAGCTGCCCTGTTCCTATTGGTATATACAGGGGCCTTTACCAAATTCAGGAATGCCCGACAGTTTTCTGCATATTGCGGAGTGGCTCCCTTTCCCAATCGATCGGGAACCAGTCTAAGAGGGACGACCCGTGTAAGCCATCTGGCCAATAAGAAGATGAAAAGTCTGCTCGATATGTGTGCCAAATCGTCGATCTGCTATAACATGGAAATAAAGGATTATTATTTCCGTAGACTGGCAGAAGGGAAAAGCAAAATGAGCACAGTGAACGTCATACGGAACAAGCTTATATCACGGGTATTCGCCGTAATCAATCGGGACACACCATACGTTGACCTATGGAAATACGCCTCTTAA